The following are from one region of the Bactrocera oleae isolate idBacOlea1 chromosome 6, idBacOlea1, whole genome shotgun sequence genome:
- the Arf4 gene encoding ADP ribosylation factor 4 encodes MGLTISSLLTRLFGKKQMRILMVGLDAAGKTTILYKLKLGEIVTTIPTIGFNVETVEYKNICFTVWDVGGQDKIRPLWRHYFQNTQGLIFVVDSNDRDRINEAEKELQNMLQEDELRDAVLLVFANKQDLPNAMSAAELTDKLRLNQLRNRHWYIQAACATQGNGLYEGLDWLSAELAKK; translated from the exons ATGGGTTTAACAATTTCTAGTTTGCTGACACGTCTTTTCGGAAAGAAGCAAATGCGTATTTTGATGG TTGGTTTAGATGCTGCTGGTAAAACCACCAttctatataaattaaaactcGGGGAGATTGTCACGACCATTCCAACTATTGGTTTCAACGTAGAGACCgtcgaatataaaaatatatgtttcacGGTGTGGGACGTCGGCGGTCAAGACAAAATCAGGCCACTATGGCGCCATTACTTCCAAAACACACAAGGTCTAATATTTGTGGTGGACTCAAATGATCGTGACCGAATAAATGAAGCTGAAAAAGAGCTACAGAACATG TTGCAAGAAGATGAACTTCGTGATGCTGTACTGCTTGTATTCGCTAATAAGCAGGATTTACCAAATGCTATGAGTGCTGCTGAATTGACCGACAAATTGAGACTTAATCAACTTCGAAATCGTCAT TGGTATATTCAAGCAGCGTGTGCTACTCAGGGCAATGGGCTCTATGAAGGTCTTGACTGGTTATCTGCGGAACTAGCTAAAAAATGA